A portion of the Carassius carassius chromosome 42, fCarCar2.1, whole genome shotgun sequence genome contains these proteins:
- the LOC132123976 gene encoding transmembrane protein 200A-like → MIATGGLLRISARRQDSLRAKNRAENKRKRKEKKKRKNEVVVVKGKLKLCSVSGLVAAVGILVLLVGVAMAVLGYWPKESPLYPGLMNTQTSPRTYESRGSLNVTGRPPWDLLDKDFRSSNGTAELDPPKLGAFTAFIDRYLYSDKLKVFGPLIMGIGIFLFICGNAVLHENRDKKTKIINLRDIYSTVIDIHSLRSKESAPLNGFVNYCQSKDTKSNGSPHKGSWPSPGSERHDAESMIQSRHPSTTIPPFLSLERQSFTDTVYSIYQDQNRISTAEPELKQWETRTIVSTSVNAFTLPMMKLNHRGASERRGSDKTGEAKREFLDAEAICRRLEDLVASRTITKAKVEPAQTHPKLALDSVEVYKSSGSLQGAPRVSLQGSQVQLLLSSSPSRKATGSHLSLSALSDLSRCIDLDICPSTPTVERSRRLSCPRLEGLSSGGYTKLEGLGGESFESTDNATFSRESSVEVLEKERELHDETLRQEASIRQYSKKQKLIIVSQSDTTLEDVDMDSVEV, encoded by the coding sequence ATGATCGCCACAGGGGGTCTGCTGCGGATATCTGCCAGGAGACAGGACTCGCTCCGCGCCAAGAACCGAGCCGAGAACAAGCgcaagaggaaagagaagaaaaagaggaagaatGAAGTGGTAGTGGTGAAAGGAAAGCTCAAGCTGTGCTCTGTATCTGGCCTGGTCGCTGCTGTTGGGATTCTGGTGCTTCTGGTTGGAGTGGCCATGGCTGTGTTGGGCTACTGGCCCAAGGAGAGTCCACTGTACCCAGGACTGATGAACACACAGACCTCTCCGAGGACTTACGAGAGCCGAGGATCACTCAATGTGACCGGCAGACCGCCTTGGGATCTCCTAGATAAAGACTTCAGGAGCTCCAATGGGACTGCTGAGCTGGATCCGCCGAAACTGGGAGCGTTCACTGCATTCATCGACAGATACCTATACTCAGACAAGCTGAAGGTGTTCGGACCTTTAATCATGGGCATCGGGATCTTCCTATTCATTTGTGGCAATGCAGTACTTCATGAAAACAGAGACAAAAAGACCAAAATCATTAACCTCAGAGACATCTACTCAACGGTGATTGACATTCATAGTCTGCGGAGCAAGGAGTCGGCTCCGCTCAACGGTTTCGTGAACTACTGCCAATCGAAAGACACCAAATCGAATGGTTCCCCTCATAAGGGCTCCTGGCCGTCTCCAGGATCTGAACGACATGACGCAGAAAGCATGATCCAATCACGACATCCATCTACCACCATCCCACCATTCTTGTCTTTGGAAAGACAGAGCTTTACGGACACCGTCTACAGTATCTATCAAGATCAGAACCGAATCAGCACGGCGGAGCCTGAGCTAAAGCAATGGGAAACCAGGACCATCGTGTCAACTTCGGTCAATGCTTTCACCCTTCCAATGATGAAGCTCAACCACCGAGGAGCTTCAGAGAGAAGGGGTTCGGATAAAACCGGCGAGGCCAAACGAGAGTTCCTGGACGCCGAGGCCATTTGCAGACGTTTAGAGGATCTGGTAGCATCCAGGACCATCACGAAGGCCAAAGTGGAACCTGCTCAAACTCATCCCAAGCTTGCGCTGGATTCGGTGGAGGTTTACAAGAGCAGTGGGAGTTTGCAAGGAGCTCCTCGTGTCTCTCTGCAGGGTTCCCAGGTTCAGCTGCTCTTGTCCAGTTCTCCGAGCCGCAAGGCCACCGGATCTCACCTGTCCTTGAGCGCTTTGTCTGACCTCTCCAGGTGCATCGATCTGGACATCTGTCCATCCACTCCTACAGTGGAGCGATCGAGACGGCTCAGCTGTCCTCGGCTGGAGGGCCTCAGCAGCGGAGGCTACACCAAACTTGAAGGCCTTGGCGGCGAATCCTTCGAGTCCACAGACAACGCCACGTTCAGTCGAGAGAGCTCCGTTGAGGTTTTGGAAAAGGAGCGGGAGCTTCATGATGAGACGCTTCGGCAGGAAGCGTCCATCAGACAGTATTCAAAGAAACAGAAACTCATAATAGTTTCCCAGTCGGACACCACTTTAGAAGATGTGGACATGGACAGTGTGGAAGTTTAA